A window of the Nibribacter ruber genome harbors these coding sequences:
- a CDS encoding HTTM domain-containing protein yields MHLLQQYLHRVFYADTRALSLMRIWVASVLLLDILTRATDLEAHYSNMGILPLHTLHANAWNQYYFSLHVLSGLWQFQAVLFALAAAAAISLLLGYKTRWATVISWLLLLSIQNRNPLITQSGDSLLRMLLFWGMFLPWHRHYSLDARKAPTSENKPISAVYFSAATFAYLLQVAWVYVFTALLKSGPEWTTTGTALYYALSIDQILMPAGRVLYQYPGLMKFLTHATMFVELWLPFVLLIPWKNAWFRMVFILAIIGLHIGISLTLFVGLFYLISISAVIGLLPTPVMDFLDRRLWLGYARIQRRWSVATQQWKSPVTVQVQWTTPAWARNFPIIALREVLVLTALVIAFWWNVDTLNKPQYAKLPASAQPVALVLRLDQNWSMFAPNVFKDDGWYVLEGINLKDKKVDLNQQGKEPDTVKPASVVSLFKNDRWRKYSENYLFVPNAYMRPYYCHYLMRRWNETHAGQEKIDELSIVYMKETTLPDYQTKPLQREVLCHCKP; encoded by the coding sequence ATGCACCTATTACAGCAGTACTTGCACCGTGTGTTTTACGCTGATACCCGCGCCCTCTCCCTCATGCGCATTTGGGTGGCCAGCGTGCTGCTTTTAGATATTCTTACCCGGGCCACAGATTTGGAGGCTCACTATTCCAACATGGGCATTCTGCCGCTGCACACCCTGCACGCCAACGCCTGGAACCAATACTATTTCTCTCTGCATGTCTTGAGCGGCCTATGGCAGTTCCAGGCAGTGCTGTTTGCCCTAGCGGCGGCCGCGGCCATCAGTTTATTGCTGGGCTACAAGACGCGCTGGGCCACGGTCATCTCCTGGCTTCTGCTGCTGTCCATCCAAAACCGCAACCCGCTCATCACCCAATCCGGCGACAGTCTTCTGCGCATGCTTCTGTTCTGGGGTATGTTTCTGCCCTGGCACCGGCACTATTCTTTAGACGCCAGAAAAGCGCCCACCTCAGAAAACAAACCTATATCAGCGGTCTATTTCAGTGCGGCCACGTTTGCCTATCTCTTGCAGGTGGCCTGGGTATACGTGTTCACGGCGCTGCTCAAGTCTGGGCCCGAGTGGACCACCACGGGTACGGCCTTGTACTATGCCCTCAGCATTGACCAGATTTTGATGCCTGCTGGGCGCGTGCTCTACCAGTACCCAGGCCTCATGAAGTTCCTGACGCACGCTACCATGTTTGTGGAACTATGGCTGCCGTTTGTACTGCTCATCCCCTGGAAGAACGCCTGGTTCAGGATGGTCTTTATTCTGGCTATCATCGGCCTGCACATTGGCATCAGTCTCACCTTGTTTGTGGGGCTGTTTTACTTGATCAGCATCTCGGCGGTGATAGGCTTGCTGCCCACGCCCGTCATGGATTTTCTGGACCGAAGGCTCTGGCTGGGCTATGCCAGGATTCAGCGGCGGTGGAGCGTGGCCACCCAGCAGTGGAAATCTCCTGTGACGGTGCAAGTGCAATGGACCACGCCTGCCTGGGCCCGCAACTTCCCTATCATTGCGCTGCGCGAAGTCTTGGTCTTGACCGCCCTGGTCATTGCCTTCTGGTGGAACGTAGATACCCTCAACAAACCGCAATACGCCAAGTTGCCTGCAAGTGCCCAGCCTGTAGCCCTGGTGTTGCGCCTGGACCAGAACTGGAGCATGTTCGCGCCCAATGTTTTCAAAGACGATGGCTGGTATGTACTGGAAGGCATCAACTTAAAAGACAAGAAAGTAGACCTCAACCAACAAGGCAAAGAACCAGACACGGTGAAACCCGCCAGCGTGGTAAGTCTGTTCAAGAACGACCGCTGGCGAAAATACTCAGAGAACTACCTGTTTGTCCCCAACGCTTACATGCGGCCTTACTATTGCCATTACCTCATGCGCCGCTGGAACGAGACCCACGCCGGCCAGGAAAAGA
- a CDS encoding thiol-disulfide oxidoreductase DCC family protein produces MVSSLPTTILFDGVCNLCNGFVQFVIQHDPHGRFHFAALQSDLGQQILAEQGMDTRQFETVLLLENGKLYQKSTAALRIARHLTGGWSWAYGFIILPAFLRDLAYGVVARNRYRWFGQQESCMLPTPALKSRFLA; encoded by the coding sequence ATGGTTTCTTCCCTGCCCACCACCATCCTGTTTGACGGCGTCTGCAACCTCTGTAACGGATTTGTACAGTTTGTCATCCAGCATGACCCGCACGGGCGGTTTCATTTTGCCGCCCTGCAGTCTGACCTAGGCCAGCAGATATTGGCTGAGCAGGGCATGGATACCCGTCAGTTTGAGACAGTGTTACTTTTAGAAAACGGAAAGCTGTATCAGAAGTCCACGGCCGCTCTGCGCATTGCCCGCCACCTCACCGGAGGGTGGTCCTGGGCGTATGGCTTTATCATTCTGCCTGCCTTTTTGCGGGATTTGGCGTACGGCGTGGTGGCCAGAAACCGGTACCGGTGGTTTGGTCAGCAAGAAAGTTGTATGCTGCCTACGCCCGCGCTCAAGTCCAGGTTTCTGGCGTAA
- a CDS encoding alanine/glycine:cation symporter family protein: MEKIDAILAEASSLAWGMPLLILLMGGGTFLMLFSRLIPFRMLSHSIAIVQGKYQDPNAAGQITPFQAMASALASTIGMGNISGVAVGIAMGGPGVLFWMWVSAFVGMATKFFTCTLSIMYRGKNELGQVEGGPMYMVTEGLGQKWKPLSLLFAFAGLFGTLPLFQANQLTQIITDVVLKPSGVVGQDTFVSNLFMGIAMALLVSIILFGGLKRIASVATKLVPFMVVLYTGSVLYIIFSNLSAVPGMFALIFEDAFTGNAVMGGAVMQVIIMGARRASFSNEAGIGTAAMMHGESQNNEPVREGLVAMWEPFIDTIIVCTMTGLAILVTGVWESNTGNGVSMTAAAFGVAMPAMGKYLLVICVFIFAFTSLFSYCYYGSKCFTYLFGFKYRRLYDYFYILTIIIGAVVTITSVINLVDTAFALMAIPTMTCAILLSPRVVAASKEYLGRLRRGEVQRF, from the coding sequence GTGGAAAAAATAGACGCCATCTTAGCCGAAGCCAGCAGTCTGGCCTGGGGCATGCCTTTGCTCATCTTGTTGATGGGCGGCGGTACCTTTTTAATGCTCTTCAGCCGATTGATCCCTTTCAGGATGCTGAGTCATTCCATTGCCATTGTGCAGGGCAAGTACCAGGACCCCAACGCCGCCGGCCAGATTACGCCGTTTCAGGCCATGGCCAGCGCGCTGGCCTCTACCATTGGCATGGGTAACATTAGCGGTGTGGCCGTGGGCATTGCCATGGGCGGACCAGGCGTCTTGTTCTGGATGTGGGTGAGCGCCTTTGTGGGCATGGCCACCAAGTTCTTTACCTGTACGCTCTCCATCATGTACCGCGGCAAAAACGAGCTGGGCCAGGTAGAAGGCGGTCCCATGTACATGGTCACCGAAGGCCTGGGCCAGAAATGGAAGCCTTTGTCCCTGCTCTTCGCGTTTGCCGGCCTGTTTGGCACCCTGCCTTTGTTTCAAGCCAACCAGTTGACCCAGATCATTACAGACGTGGTCTTGAAGCCGAGCGGCGTGGTAGGGCAGGATACGTTTGTCTCTAATTTATTCATGGGCATTGCCATGGCCTTGCTGGTGTCCATCATTTTGTTTGGCGGGCTTAAGCGCATTGCCAGCGTAGCTACCAAGCTGGTGCCTTTCATGGTAGTATTGTACACAGGTTCTGTGCTGTATATCATCTTCTCCAACTTGTCTGCAGTGCCCGGTATGTTCGCGCTCATCTTTGAAGACGCCTTTACCGGGAACGCCGTGATGGGTGGGGCCGTGATGCAGGTGATTATCATGGGTGCCCGCCGCGCCTCTTTCTCCAATGAAGCCGGTATTGGTACCGCCGCCATGATGCACGGCGAGTCGCAGAACAATGAGCCCGTCCGCGAAGGCTTAGTAGCCATGTGGGAACCGTTCATTGACACCATCATTGTCTGCACCATGACCGGCCTGGCTATTCTGGTAACAGGCGTTTGGGAGTCTAATACTGGCAACGGCGTCTCTATGACCGCCGCAGCGTTTGGCGTGGCCATGCCTGCCATGGGTAAGTATCTGCTGGTGATCTGTGTGTTTATCTTCGCGTTTACGTCTTTGTTCTCTTACTGCTACTACGGCTCCAAGTGCTTCACCTATTTGTTCGGGTTCAAGTACCGCCGACTGTATGACTACTTCTATATCTTAACCATCATCATAGGCGCCGTAGTCACCATCACATCCGTCATCAACCTGGTAGACACCGCCTTCGCGTTGATGGCCATCCCAACCATGACGTGTGCCATACTGCTGTCGCCTAGAGTAGTAGCAGCGTCTAAAGAATATTTAGGAAGGTTGAGAAGGGGCGAAGTGCAGCGGTTTTAA
- the carB gene encoding carbamoyl-phosphate synthase large subunit codes for MPKDPSIKSVLIIGSGPIVIGQACEFDYSGSQAARSLREEGIEVTLINSNPATIMTDSITADNVYLLPLEKKSIVQILEKHRIDAVLPTMGGQTALNLAIDCDKAGIWKKYGVKMIGVDIGAIETTEDREKFRLLMIELDVNVCKGHTATSFLEGKEIAQEIGFPLVIRPSFTLGGTGGGFVNTPEEFDAALTRGLHASPTHEVLVEQSIMGWKEYELELLRDNIGNVIIICSIENFDPMGIHTGDSITVAPAMTLPDTVYQRMRDLAIKMMNGIGQFAGGCNVQFSVNPEDDTIIAIEINPRVSRSSALASKATGYPIAKVAAKLAIGYNLDELQNSITKTTSAFFEPALDYVIVKIPRWNFDKFKGANKTLGLQMKSVGEVMGIGRTFQEALQKACQSLEIKRNGLGADGKEKTNYDQLMDSLANPSWDRLFTIKDAMKFGVASSTIHKVTKIDPWFLQQIEELELTEREILKYHIDNIPADLMRTAKVKGFADRQLAYLLRCKESEVHEKRWSMGIKRVFKMVDTCAAEFEAQTPYFYSTFDGENESIVSDRKKVVVLGSGPNRIGQGIEFDYSCVHGVLAARECGYETIMINCNPETVSTDFDISDKLYFEPVFWEHIYDIILHEKPEGVIVQLGGQTALKLAEKLTRFGIKIMGTTYESLDLAEDRGAFSTLLKDNDIPYPPFASVTSAEDALEVCKDLKFPLLVRPSYVLGGQNMKIVINEKELEAQVLDILKDSPGNHVLLDHFLDRAIEAEADAICDGENVQILGIMEHIEPAGIHSGDSYAVLPPFDLSENVMNQIREYTKKIALALNTVGLINIQFAIKNEIVYIIEANPRASRTVPFIAKAYGEPYVNYAAKVMLGANKVTDFTFNPKLDGYAIKVPVFSHNKFPEVNKELGPEMKSTGEAIYFIGNLEDDYFTKIYSERNLYLSK; via the coding sequence ATGCCCAAAGATCCATCCATCAAGTCAGTCTTAATCATCGGTTCTGGTCCTATTGTCATTGGACAAGCCTGCGAATTTGACTACTCCGGCTCCCAAGCCGCCCGTTCTCTGCGCGAGGAAGGGATTGAGGTCACCCTCATCAACTCCAACCCGGCCACCATCATGACCGACTCCATCACGGCAGACAACGTCTACCTGTTACCGTTGGAGAAGAAGTCGATTGTGCAGATTCTGGAGAAGCATAGGATTGACGCGGTGCTGCCAACCATGGGGGGACAGACCGCCCTGAACCTGGCCATTGACTGTGACAAAGCCGGTATCTGGAAAAAATACGGCGTGAAGATGATTGGCGTAGACATTGGCGCCATTGAGACCACCGAGGACCGTGAGAAATTCCGTCTTTTGATGATTGAGCTGGACGTGAACGTCTGCAAAGGCCACACCGCTACCTCGTTCCTGGAAGGCAAGGAGATTGCCCAGGAAATTGGTTTCCCATTAGTGATTCGTCCATCCTTTACGCTGGGGGGTACTGGTGGTGGTTTTGTGAATACGCCAGAAGAGTTTGACGCCGCCCTCACCCGCGGTCTGCACGCCTCTCCTACCCATGAGGTACTGGTGGAGCAAAGCATCATGGGTTGGAAAGAATATGAGCTGGAGCTGTTGCGCGACAACATCGGCAACGTGATCATCATCTGCTCTATTGAGAACTTTGACCCGATGGGCATTCACACCGGTGACTCCATCACTGTAGCGCCGGCCATGACCCTGCCAGACACCGTCTACCAGCGCATGCGCGATTTGGCCATTAAGATGATGAATGGCATCGGGCAGTTTGCCGGCGGTTGCAACGTGCAGTTCTCGGTGAACCCAGAGGATGACACCATCATCGCCATTGAGATTAACCCGCGCGTAAGCCGTTCCTCTGCTTTGGCTTCTAAAGCCACGGGCTATCCAATCGCCAAAGTGGCCGCTAAACTGGCCATTGGCTATAACTTAGACGAGTTACAGAACTCCATCACCAAGACCACTTCGGCGTTCTTTGAGCCAGCCTTGGACTACGTGATTGTGAAAATACCACGCTGGAACTTTGACAAGTTCAAAGGCGCTAACAAAACGCTGGGCTTGCAGATGAAGTCTGTAGGTGAGGTGATGGGCATTGGACGTACGTTCCAGGAAGCGCTTCAGAAGGCCTGCCAAAGTTTAGAGATTAAGCGCAACGGACTGGGCGCCGACGGCAAGGAGAAAACCAATTATGACCAGTTGATGGACAGCCTGGCCAACCCAAGCTGGGACCGCCTGTTCACCATCAAAGACGCCATGAAGTTTGGCGTGGCCTCCAGCACCATTCATAAAGTAACTAAGATTGATCCGTGGTTTTTACAGCAGATTGAAGAGCTGGAATTAACCGAGCGCGAAATCCTGAAATACCACATTGACAACATCCCGGCAGACCTCATGCGCACCGCCAAGGTGAAGGGCTTCGCGGATAGACAATTAGCGTACCTGCTGCGTTGCAAGGAGAGCGAAGTGCATGAGAAGCGCTGGAGCATGGGCATTAAGCGCGTGTTCAAGATGGTGGATACCTGCGCTGCCGAGTTTGAGGCCCAGACGCCGTACTTCTATAGCACCTTTGACGGTGAGAACGAGAGCATTGTCTCTGACCGCAAGAAAGTGGTAGTGCTAGGCTCGGGTCCAAACCGTATTGGCCAGGGCATTGAGTTTGACTACTCTTGCGTGCACGGTGTGTTAGCCGCCCGCGAGTGTGGCTATGAGACCATCATGATTAACTGCAACCCAGAGACGGTGTCTACAGACTTTGACATCTCTGACAAGCTGTACTTTGAGCCGGTGTTCTGGGAGCACATCTATGACATCATTCTGCACGAGAAACCAGAGGGTGTGATTGTGCAGTTGGGCGGACAGACGGCTTTGAAACTCGCTGAGAAACTGACCCGCTTCGGGATAAAAATCATGGGTACCACCTATGAAAGCCTGGACCTAGCTGAAGACCGCGGTGCTTTCTCTACCTTACTCAAGGACAATGACATTCCGTATCCACCATTCGCGAGTGTGACTTCTGCCGAGGATGCTCTGGAAGTGTGCAAAGACCTTAAGTTCCCGCTATTGGTGCGTCCTAGCTACGTGTTGGGTGGCCAGAACATGAAGATTGTCATCAATGAGAAGGAGCTGGAAGCGCAGGTGCTGGACATCTTGAAAGACAGCCCGGGCAACCATGTACTGCTTGACCACTTCTTGGACCGCGCCATTGAAGCCGAGGCCGACGCGATCTGCGACGGCGAGAACGTGCAGATTCTGGGCATCATGGAGCACATTGAACCGGCGGGTATTCACTCCGGTGACTCGTATGCGGTGCTGCCGCCGTTTGACTTGAGCGAGAACGTGATGAACCAGATACGGGAGTACACCAAGAAAATCGCTTTGGCGTTGAACACGGTGGGGTTGATCAACATCCAGTTCGCCATCAAGAACGAGATTGTCTACATCATTGAAGCCAACCCGCGCGCCAGCCGCACGGTGCCGTTCATTGCCAAAGCCTACGGCGAACCGTACGTGAACTACGCCGCTAAAGTGATGTTGGGCGCCAACAAGGTAACGGACTTCACCTTCAACCCGAAGTTGGACGGCTACGCCATCAAGGTACCGGTCTTCTCGCACAATAAGTTCCCTGAAGTAAACAAGGAGCTAGGACCCGAGATGAAGTCCACCGGTGAGGCCATCTACTTCATTGGCAACCTTGAAGACGATTACTTCACCAAAATCTACTCTGAACGCAATCTGTACTTGAGTAAGTAA